One genomic region from Reichenbachiella ulvae encodes:
- a CDS encoding InlB B-repeat-containing protein, whose translation MKRRLLLAVVSLLAPAMLWAQTVNINQASGWLESAYVTWQPVSGADSYNVYYSGAGVTDQKIDDQLIRSYGSYMRADILGLKAGSYTIKVAPVIGGSEGSATSTGTVSVQSHDRSGFAFHNGRVPGAYKADGTPKSGAVILYITENTKNTISLDVTGANSNPCVGLQTILDGYKKGQDNRPLIIRFVGQITDLSYMLNGDIVVENSNNSSGYITLEGVGEDATADGWGIRVKNAANIEIRNLGTMNCNSGEGDNIGLQQNNQHVWVHHVDFFYGDAGGDSDQAKGDGALDTKKSTYVTHSYNHFWDSGKSNLLSNGGETEGYFSYHHNWYDHSDSRHPRVRDHTVHVYNNYFDGISKYGIGATTYSSIFAENNYFRNCKYPMLISEQGSDVYGSNDGTFSSDPGGMIKAYGNYIEGATRFVDQNEFPNDFDAYVTSSRTQQIPSSVTANAGGHAYNNFDTNGTMYSSYFLESASDARNTVMQYAGRMNGGDFSWTFDNSVDDTSYAVNTALKSALSNYSTSLVSIQGDGDGPVIDPNDPDPTDPTEPTDPTDPTTPVDPGDYDHNFTSSGLSSTFYSISGNLSDSKGTVNYGGMTLTQCLKIESSTSVSFTTTSEGTLTLVFNEGWSGNFKIDGGDNAVSSGKLTVTLAAGSHTLTKGDTGNLYFMSLDLGSGGTTQFTVSTSASAGGSVSGGGTFDAGSVISLTATADSGYQFDGWSGDASGSNNPLSVTVDANKSITASFSPVTASTYTLTTSANGNGTVSAGGTYDAGSTVTVTATAASGYYFSGWTGSASGTTNPLSVTMDGNKSITANFSEEVVVIGDAFYVATNGNDSNSGTSVSAPFATLQKAIESVSAGGYIYLRGGTYQMPQSSVVIQKNGAAGAYIHVFAYGDETPILSFDDVELSSSRGIVQDGDFWHWKGVTIEKAGDNGMLLSGNNNIIEGCVFRANHDTGLQLSRYNTSADQISEWPSNNLIVDCEAFDNADSDSEDADGFAAKLTCGTGNIFRRCVSHHNIDDGWDLYTKSETGPIGIILFEDCIAHNNGTLTDGATSGGGDKNGFKLGSSAHQVDHELRRCIAFGNGKHGFTDNGNIGNIKFYNLTSYDNADYNYHTRDNASHTFINCISLDGSSSNDRIVGNAPESCNALVDSDFNFQLVASASDFVTMTPGPDADPTSNGFLNLVSSSPLVDAGCSAPGVSGNGTLDVGAIEYGGVIETQYTITASSSGNGSVTGGGTFTEGSVISLTATANSGYEFVGWSGDASGSNNPLSVTVNGNKSITANFSAISTTQYTVSTSSIGSGSVSGGGTFDEGSTIQLSATAAAGYQFAGWSGDASGSANPLSILVDGNKSISASFSPITGGCVNVTYQMEDGIISNGSVDSNHAGYNGTGFANTANAVGEYVEITVDVPTARTYDVTLKYAATSDRPADVIVNGSSQISNLSLPATVAWDAWTTVDFSLDLASGTNTIRFIATGGSGLPNVDETVICQGGDETVLPSISLSAAESNGSIALNWTVTDGSVYNQQVYRDTDSDPAGRVRIAQSVVGNNYTDNTAVAGTTYYYWIKASADADGSTVSSNAAGASVNIVTYTLTTNIVGQGSVTPNGGQFEAGTSVQLTAMPAAGWVFDSWSGGYTGSTATVLMDADKSVTAVFVEEVVAPGDEVHNYTESGLSSSFFSISGNLSDSKGTVNYNGLTLTQCLKIESSTSISFSTSQDATLTLVFNEGFGGAIQVDGTSYSVNNGVLNLPISAGSHQITKDDVANLYYMSVSYDIGARSLAIENDFEAPQILVYPNPVANQLKITSSSLIERVEVYNLTGTMVNRISSQFDQIDMTRLNSGAYILRVFTLDGVFVHRVIKR comes from the coding sequence ATGAAAAGACGATTACTATTAGCCGTGGTTTCACTGCTGGCACCCGCCATGCTTTGGGCCCAAACAGTTAACATCAATCAAGCTTCCGGCTGGCTTGAATCTGCCTATGTGACCTGGCAACCTGTATCGGGTGCAGATAGCTACAATGTCTACTATTCGGGTGCGGGTGTTACTGATCAAAAGATTGATGATCAGTTGATTCGGAGTTATGGCTCCTACATGAGAGCCGATATTCTTGGATTGAAAGCAGGAAGCTATACGATTAAAGTAGCACCTGTCATTGGTGGTTCGGAGGGGAGCGCTACTAGCACCGGAACCGTTAGTGTACAATCACATGATCGAAGTGGTTTTGCTTTCCACAATGGACGCGTGCCAGGAGCCTATAAAGCTGACGGTACACCAAAGAGTGGGGCAGTTATTCTTTACATCACAGAGAATACGAAGAACACCATATCTCTGGATGTGACAGGTGCTAATTCCAATCCATGTGTTGGCCTTCAAACCATTCTGGATGGATACAAAAAAGGGCAGGACAACCGACCCTTGATTATTCGATTTGTCGGACAAATCACGGACCTTTCTTATATGCTCAATGGGGATATTGTGGTAGAAAACAGTAACAATTCATCTGGTTATATCACACTCGAGGGAGTAGGAGAGGATGCTACTGCCGATGGCTGGGGTATCCGTGTCAAAAATGCCGCGAATATTGAGATTCGAAATCTGGGTACCATGAATTGCAATAGTGGTGAAGGAGATAATATTGGCTTGCAGCAAAATAACCAGCACGTCTGGGTGCACCATGTAGATTTCTTTTATGGAGATGCTGGAGGAGATTCTGATCAAGCCAAAGGTGATGGTGCTCTGGATACAAAAAAATCCACCTATGTGACTCATTCCTACAATCATTTCTGGGACAGTGGAAAATCTAACTTGTTGAGTAATGGAGGTGAGACTGAAGGGTACTTCTCTTATCACCACAATTGGTACGATCACTCGGATAGTAGACATCCACGGGTGAGAGACCATACTGTTCATGTATACAACAACTACTTCGATGGGATATCAAAGTATGGAATAGGAGCGACTACCTATTCTTCGATTTTTGCAGAGAACAATTACTTCAGAAACTGTAAATATCCCATGTTGATTTCTGAACAGGGATCAGATGTGTATGGCAGTAATGATGGTACATTTTCCAGCGATCCAGGGGGCATGATCAAAGCCTATGGAAATTACATCGAAGGAGCTACTCGATTTGTAGATCAGAATGAATTCCCTAATGATTTTGATGCTTATGTAACAAGCAGTAGGACACAGCAGATTCCCTCAAGTGTGACTGCCAATGCAGGAGGTCATGCCTATAACAATTTCGACACGAACGGAACCATGTATAGCAGCTACTTCCTAGAGTCAGCATCTGATGCTCGCAACACTGTGATGCAATATGCAGGTCGAATGAATGGAGGGGATTTCAGCTGGACTTTTGATAATTCGGTGGATGATACTTCGTATGCGGTGAATACAGCCTTGAAATCAGCACTTTCAAACTATTCAACAAGCCTTGTGTCAATTCAAGGTGACGGAGATGGTCCGGTGATAGATCCCAATGATCCTGATCCAACCGATCCGACCGAACCAACTGATCCAACTGATCCCACTACACCTGTGGATCCGGGTGATTATGATCACAATTTTACTTCCTCAGGTTTGAGCAGTACTTTCTACAGCATATCTGGAAATTTGTCTGATTCGAAAGGAACTGTGAATTATGGAGGGATGACTTTGACACAATGTCTGAAAATCGAATCCAGTACATCAGTTTCATTTACTACTACTTCAGAAGGGACGCTTACCCTGGTTTTCAATGAAGGTTGGAGTGGTAATTTCAAGATTGATGGTGGAGACAATGCTGTTTCATCTGGGAAACTGACTGTTACCTTAGCGGCAGGTAGTCACACCCTGACTAAAGGAGATACAGGTAATCTTTATTTTATGAGTTTGGATCTGGGAAGTGGCGGCACTACTCAATTCACCGTTTCTACTAGCGCTTCTGCCGGTGGCAGTGTCAGTGGAGGGGGAACTTTCGACGCGGGCTCGGTTATTTCTTTGACGGCTACAGCAGATTCTGGTTATCAGTTTGATGGCTGGTCCGGAGATGCTTCCGGATCTAATAATCCATTGTCTGTAACTGTAGACGCCAATAAAAGTATCACCGCAAGCTTTTCACCAGTTACTGCTTCGACTTACACTTTGACTACTTCTGCTAATGGTAACGGTACTGTTTCCGCAGGAGGAACGTATGATGCGGGTAGCACAGTGACAGTTACTGCTACTGCGGCCAGTGGCTACTACTTCAGTGGATGGACTGGTTCAGCCTCTGGTACCACCAACCCATTGTCAGTGACTATGGACGGTAACAAAAGCATTACGGCCAACTTTAGCGAGGAAGTGGTTGTTATCGGAGATGCATTTTATGTAGCGACCAATGGTAACGATAGCAATTCAGGAACCTCAGTTTCAGCACCATTTGCTACGCTACAAAAGGCCATTGAGTCTGTTTCAGCAGGAGGGTACATCTACCTGAGAGGCGGGACTTATCAGATGCCACAATCTTCTGTAGTGATTCAAAAAAATGGAGCAGCAGGTGCCTACATTCACGTGTTTGCCTATGGCGATGAGACGCCAATTTTGAGTTTTGATGATGTTGAACTTTCATCCAGTAGAGGTATCGTTCAGGATGGTGATTTCTGGCATTGGAAAGGTGTAACCATCGAGAAAGCCGGAGACAATGGAATGCTGCTTTCTGGAAACAACAATATAATTGAGGGCTGTGTATTCCGTGCTAATCACGACACAGGTCTGCAGCTGAGCAGATACAATACCAGCGCAGATCAAATCAGCGAATGGCCATCCAACAACCTGATCGTAGATTGCGAGGCATTTGACAATGCCGATAGCGATAGCGAAGATGCAGATGGATTTGCTGCAAAACTGACTTGCGGTACTGGAAATATTTTCCGTCGATGCGTGTCTCATCATAATATTGATGACGGTTGGGATTTATATACCAAATCAGAAACAGGGCCTATTGGTATCATCCTTTTCGAGGATTGTATCGCACACAACAATGGTACGCTGACTGACGGTGCTACCTCTGGTGGGGGAGACAAAAATGGATTCAAATTGGGTTCTTCGGCACATCAGGTAGATCATGAGTTGAGAAGATGTATCGCCTTTGGTAATGGCAAGCATGGATTTACCGACAATGGCAACATCGGAAATATCAAGTTCTACAACCTGACATCCTATGACAATGCGGACTATAACTATCACACCAGAGACAATGCATCGCATACTTTCATCAACTGTATTTCTTTGGATGGAAGCAGCTCGAATGACAGAATCGTGGGTAATGCGCCAGAAAGCTGCAATGCTTTAGTAGATTCAGATTTCAACTTCCAATTGGTGGCTTCTGCTTCCGATTTCGTAACGATGACCCCTGGTCCAGATGCTGACCCTACTTCTAATGGATTCCTGAATTTGGTTTCATCTAGTCCATTAGTAGATGCTGGATGTTCTGCGCCTGGAGTTTCAGGTAATGGTACTTTGGACGTAGGAGCGATTGAGTACGGTGGAGTGATCGAAACACAATATACAATTACAGCTTCTAGCAGTGGAAATGGTAGTGTAACTGGCGGAGGAACCTTTACAGAAGGTTCGGTCATCTCATTGACAGCCACAGCGAACTCAGGTTATGAGTTTGTAGGATGGAGTGGAGATGCTAGTGGATCCAATAATCCACTTTCTGTGACAGTAAATGGGAATAAATCCATTACAGCCAACTTCTCTGCCATATCTACGACTCAATATACTGTTTCGACTTCTTCTATTGGCAGTGGTAGTGTAAGTGGTGGAGGGACTTTCGATGAGGGTTCTACCATTCAATTGTCTGCTACGGCTGCTGCTGGTTATCAGTTTGCTGGCTGGTCAGGTGATGCATCTGGCAGTGCCAATCCATTGAGTATACTAGTTGATGGCAATAAGAGCATCTCTGCAAGCTTTAGTCCGATTACGGGTGGTTGTGTAAATGTCACATACCAAATGGAGGATGGAATCATTAGCAATGGTTCTGTAGATAGCAACCACGCTGGTTACAATGGAACTGGATTTGCTAATACCGCCAATGCGGTTGGTGAATATGTAGAAATCACAGTGGATGTCCCGACAGCCAGAACCTATGATGTGACTTTGAAATATGCGGCTACCTCTGATCGTCCCGCAGATGTAATCGTCAATGGTAGTTCACAAATTAGTAACTTAAGCCTACCAGCTACTGTTGCCTGGGATGCCTGGACTACAGTTGATTTTTCTCTGGATTTGGCATCTGGAACTAACACCATTAGGTTTATTGCGACTGGTGGCTCAGGTCTTCCAAATGTAGACGAAACGGTGATTTGTCAGGGAGGGGACGAGACCGTATTACCTTCTATTAGTCTGTCAGCAGCAGAGTCAAATGGGTCAATTGCGTTGAATTGGACAGTTACTGATGGTTCAGTTTACAATCAGCAGGTATATAGAGATACAGATAGCGATCCAGCCGGAAGAGTTAGAATTGCTCAATCTGTAGTTGGCAATAACTATACTGACAATACCGCTGTGGCAGGAACCACCTATTACTACTGGATCAAGGCTTCTGCAGATGCAGACGGTTCTACGGTTAGTTCCAATGCAGCTGGAGCATCAGTGAACATAGTGACTTACACACTGACGACTAACATCGTAGGCCAAGGAAGTGTCACTCCAAATGGTGGACAATTCGAGGCAGGCACTTCGGTTCAATTGACAGCTATGCCTGCAGCTGGTTGGGTATTTGATAGTTGGAGCGGAGGTTACACTGGTTCTACTGCCACCGTTTTGATGGATGCCGACAAATCTGTAACCGCTGTCTTCGTGGAAGAAGTAGTAGCTCCAGGTGATGAAGTTCATAATTATACAGAGTCTGGATTGAGCAGTAGCTTCTTCAGCATCTCAGGAAATCTTTCAGACTCTAAAGGAACAGTCAATTACAATGGCTTGACACTTACTCAGTGTTTGAAAATCGAATCTAGTACTTCTATCTCATTTAGTACTTCACAAGATGCGACTTTGACCTTAGTATTCAACGAAGGTTTTGGGGGTGCAATCCAAGTGGACGGAACTAGCTACAGTGTGAACAATGGTGTTTTGAACTTGCCGATTTCTGCAGGTAGTCATCAGATCACTAAGGATGATGTGGCGAACTTATACTATATGAGTGTGTCTTATGACATAGGAGCCAGATCGTTAGCAATTGAAAATGATTTTGAGGCGCCACAAATTTTGGTATATCCAAATCCAGTAGCCAATCAATTGAAGATTACTTCAAGCAGCTTGATTGAGCGGGTAGAGGTGTACAATTTGACGGGTACTATGGTCAATAGAATCAGTAGCCAGTTTGACCAGATAGATATGACTCGACTGAATAGTGGAGCCTACATTCTGCGAGTATTTACACTCGATGGGGTTTTTGTACATCGTGTGATCAAAAGGTAA
- a CDS encoding MFS transporter, protein MSPRKSRLAVSAFFLVHGINLASWASRIPDIKERMDINDAEMGTLLLVMPISSILGLVSAGWILRNFDNKTPLITGMIAQCISLAAIGMSDNLYTLSAALFFLALSFRITGIAMNTQAVILQKSYAKPINGSFHAMWSFGGIMGVGLTSLLLALKVTILPHLIGVAIMLAIISIAAYPYLPTGDRAEEGSKIKLGKPDKSLFYLGVLILLASFCEGGMFDWSGVYFKDIVNVELYTAGYFTFMICMTLSRIMLDKFIIIRMKKEHVYLISSLMITGGILLATSLPYLIPAMAGFSIVGMGTAVVIPTTFLLAGDSKKYSAGMAISIISTYSVVGMLFGPPLIGFISEAFGLKISFLFFAVMGLLILPVSRLYFRSVKNEA, encoded by the coding sequence ATGAGCCCAAGAAAATCAAGATTAGCTGTTAGTGCCTTCTTTCTCGTACATGGAATCAATCTGGCCTCCTGGGCCTCTCGCATCCCAGATATCAAGGAGCGCATGGACATCAACGATGCTGAGATGGGTACGCTTCTTTTGGTGATGCCGATCAGTTCCATTTTAGGACTGGTCAGTGCGGGATGGATTTTACGCAACTTCGACAACAAAACGCCTTTGATCACGGGGATGATCGCTCAATGTATATCCCTGGCTGCCATCGGAATGAGCGACAATCTATATACGCTAAGTGCAGCCCTTTTCTTTCTGGCACTTTCTTTCAGAATCACCGGGATTGCCATGAATACTCAGGCAGTGATCCTTCAAAAATCTTATGCCAAACCCATCAATGGTTCGTTTCATGCCATGTGGAGTTTCGGCGGCATCATGGGAGTCGGTTTGACCTCCCTACTATTAGCTTTGAAAGTGACCATCTTACCTCACCTTATAGGTGTAGCAATCATGCTTGCCATAATATCAATAGCGGCTTATCCCTATTTACCCACTGGTGATCGCGCAGAGGAAGGCTCCAAAATCAAACTCGGCAAACCTGACAAATCATTATTCTATTTAGGCGTATTGATACTCCTGGCCTCATTTTGCGAAGGGGGGATGTTTGACTGGAGTGGTGTTTATTTCAAGGACATCGTGAATGTAGAATTGTACACCGCAGGGTACTTTACCTTTATGATCTGTATGACGCTCTCACGAATCATGCTTGACAAATTCATCATCATCCGGATGAAAAAAGAGCATGTGTATTTGATCAGTTCGCTTATGATCACTGGCGGTATTTTACTAGCAACCTCACTTCCTTATTTGATTCCTGCTATGGCGGGGTTTTCTATTGTCGGGATGGGCACTGCAGTGGTTATCCCTACAACCTTCTTACTGGCAGGGGATTCTAAGAAATATTCAGCTGGCATGGCCATTTCTATCATCTCCACTTACAGTGTAGTAGGCATGCTTTTTGGACCTCCTTTGATTGGATTTATTTCTGAAGCTTTCGGATTGAAAATCTCTTTTCTGTTTTTTGCAGTAATGGGTTTGTTGATTTTACCTGTCTCCCGATTGTATTTTAGATCGGTCAAAAACGAAGCTTAA
- a CDS encoding CBS domain-containing protein, with protein MSKDLITVDLTDPIQEVMNVFEQIRIKHVPVMANGTLVGIISQSDVSRLSFGSKLMDDQTETDTSILEMISVNQVMKPNPVTIGVTHSIKEAAEIFTRSTFHALPVTENNELVGIVTTTDLIKYMLKLSE; from the coding sequence ATGTCAAAAGATCTCATTACTGTGGATCTAACTGATCCTATTCAGGAGGTGATGAATGTTTTTGAGCAAATCAGAATCAAACATGTCCCAGTGATGGCCAATGGTACTTTAGTAGGCATTATTAGTCAATCAGATGTGTCTAGGCTGTCTTTTGGGAGCAAACTAATGGATGATCAAACGGAAACGGATACCTCCATTTTAGAAATGATTTCTGTTAACCAAGTGATGAAGCCTAATCCTGTTACTATAGGAGTGACTCACTCAATCAAAGAGGCGGCAGAGATATTTACGCGTAGCACGTTTCATGCTTTACCTGTGACCGAAAACAATGAATTGGTTGGAATAGTGACTACTACGGATCTGATCAAATACATGCTGAAACTGAGTGAATAG